In the Streptomyces coeruleoprunus genome, AGCGCCGTCAAGGTGGTGATCGTCGGCGGGTTCGGCGTCGGCAAGACCACCTTCGTCGGCTCCGTCAGCGAGATCAGGCCGCTCACCACCGAGGAGACGATGACGCAGGCCGGGGTCGGCGTCGACGACACCTCCGGGATAGGCGGCAAGACCTCGACGACCGTCGCCATGGACTTCGGCCGGATCAGCATCAACGACGAGCTGGTGCTGTACCTGTTCGGCACACCGGGCCAGGAGCGCTTCTGGTTCCTGTGGCGCGGCCTGTTCGAGGGCGCCCTCGGCGCGGTGGTCCTGGTGGACACGCGCCGTCTGGAGGTCAGCTTCGACGTGCTGGGCCGGCTGGAGGAGCGCGGCGTGCCGTTCGTGGTGGCCGTCAACACCTTCCCGGACGCGCCGGGCTACCCGGTCGAGGAGCTGCGCGCCGCGCTCGACCTGCCGCCCGACGTGCCGATCGTGCCCTGCGACGCGCGGGAACGCGCCTCCAGCCGGGACGTCCTGATGACGCTGATGCGCTATCTCCAGACCCTCGCCACGACGCAGGAGGCGTCATGACCACACCCGACACCGGGGCCCCGGCCGGCCTCACCCCGCCACCGGGCTGCCCCGCCCACGGCATGGGCGCCGACGCGCTGCGCCGCCTGTACGGCCAGGAGGCCGAACGCGACCCGCAGGCCCTGTACGAACTGCTCCGCAAGGAACACGGCCCGGTCGCCCCGGTCCTGCTCCACGGCGACCTCCCGGCCTGGCTGGTGCTCGGCCACCGGGAGAACCTGGAGGTGATGCGGTCGCCTTCGCGGTTCTCCCGGGACTCCCGGAACTGGAGGATGTTCCGTGAGGGACGGGTCGCCCCCGACTCGCCGCTGCGCCCCATGATCGAGTGGCAGCCGATCTGCGTTTTCAGCGACGGCCGGGAGCACGAGCGGCTGCGCGCGGCGGTCACCGACAGCCTGGCCCAGTTCGACCGGCGCGGCATCCGCCGCTACGTCATCCGGTACACGAATCAGCTCGTCGACTCCTTCGCCGCGCGGGGCGA is a window encoding:
- a CDS encoding GTP-binding protein — protein: MDFRSSEQYGSEQHGAAAVRGPRSEDVLPETATSAVKVVIVGGFGVGKTTFVGSVSEIRPLTTEETMTQAGVGVDDTSGIGGKTSTTVAMDFGRISINDELVLYLFGTPGQERFWFLWRGLFEGALGAVVLVDTRRLEVSFDVLGRLEERGVPFVVAVNTFPDAPGYPVEELRAALDLPPDVPIVPCDARERASSRDVLMTLMRYLQTLATTQEAS